The DNA region CAAATTGTTTCTACGTTTTAGATGTGATATAATTATGTTTGATGTAAAATGAACAtcagaaaacaataaagcacGACATAGTCTACTAGTGCTTTTTATAAAAACGCAATCCACCTTTTATTCACCACAACATCCTTGTCAACATGTGAACATCTTGTTTTATAACGTCTTTATAAATCTTCTTACCTGCGTTATAAGCAGCCAGCTCGGCCCCCGGCCCGGGGCTTTTCCTCTTCCTCGGCCGGCCTTTCTGCACTGACCCCACGCCGTTGAAGTAGGATAGTCCGAGTGTGTTGGCCGGGCCCAGGCCTTTGTGTGGGACCACGTCCGCGTGGTTAAAATGTGTCTGATATTCTCCCTGGATGAGAGTCTCAAAGTGCAGCCGACAGTACACCAGACTGTCCTTCATGCCAAAGTGATCGCCGGTGGTTAGCATCTTGCTGCAGGTGGTGCACGTGAAGCAGTTAAGGTGGTAGACCAGGTCTCGGGCCCGCATCACCATCTCCGAGGCTGAGATCCCCAGGTGGCACCGAGCGCATCTCTGCACCGAAAATCTTCTGCGGACAACACAGAAACCTCATCAGCGGCTGGACACGGAGCCTGGCTGGCCTGGTGGTGTGTTTAGTGTGGGGCAGGCTGCATACATTATTTGTGATGCCTTCTTATTTGCATGCACCCGAACTTTTGCGCACTCAAAAGCAGTGCATTAACTTTTTTTCTGTGCATTAATGAGTTGGATTCAAGTGACTCTGCATCAATTTGACGATATTGGAATTCATTGAAATATGGATATTAGCCAGGTATGCCGTTTAAACAAAACCTGACATCTGACTTGTGTTATTTTTACGTTTCAAATGTAAGAATAAACCACAGCCGATGTTTTCCAAAGCTTCCCTGTCAGGGATTGGTGGGttagtgagtgtgagtgtgtgtgggggggtcaTACTCCCTTAGAGACCTGCTAGACCTAAAAGTAACTATTTCATTATCTGGGTTTCACTGGAGAGTGTTAGCACCACAGACAATCTGGTGTGATTCCTATAGTTCTTTCTTTCGTTCTTTCCCTATACCATGTCCATACTTTACTGATAGAAACACGTGAATTATAATGGAGGTATTTGCATTGGTACGTGCATTTCTTCTTAGATAAAATAATTTTTAGAACCAAAtcaagaaaaacatattttatttacgTATTTCGCATTGACATCATTTGAAAATATTCCATCCCAGGTCATGTGTGATGttactttaactttaaaaagaGGATTTAAACAAGCCACAATAACCATATtttgaaacacacattcagctATATAAATCCTAAATAGTGTGATTTAACAAGCCTAACTCCGGTTTATCCCGGGCACTCCTGGATGGCCTGTGGAGCTCCAGGCCCTGCACGCCCTCCTACCTGTAGTAGTCCTCCTTGCAGTAGATGCTGCCATCCTTGCTGAAGCAGGTGAGCTCAGACTCCAGGTTGAGTTTGCACTCGCAACACTTGAGGCAGCGCATGTGCCACTGTTTGTCCACTGCCAGAAGGTAGTAGCGGTCCGCGATCTTCCTGCCGCAGCCCGCGCACAGGGCCACGCGCTCGCTGGTCATACACGGCATGGACTGCAGGTCAACAAGGAGAGATGCACGAGGACACATGAACTCATGATGTTGGAAGAAATACAAGTGCAACGACTCTGTGTGACCTACCGGTAGACTAACATTAAGTCATGCTAACGTGGCAGAGgaattaaatactgtaaatcCCAGCAGGTAGAGGACTAGTCTATTcgctttattttaataatagtaCAAGATTGTCATCGGGTCCAGCCTCACTAAGAGGCCACAGCCACCGCTCACATGTGGgattattttagaaataatataaagaaatattgtagaatttaaaaaaagtattttcgtCTCAAAAACCTATTAAATATTAGACATAAATATAATGATGATATCAAAATGCATTTAGTTAGAAAATGACAAACTCCCCCACTTCGACCACAATGTATGAAATTAAATCATAGCAATATTTTCGTTACTGGTAAGAACCGTGTAGGCTGGGAATTACCCAAAGATATGA from Cottoperca gobio chromosome 9, fCotGob3.1, whole genome shotgun sequence includes:
- the lhx2b gene encoding LIM/homeobox protein Lhx2b isoform X3 gives rise to the protein MPCMTSERVALCAGCGRKIADRYYLLAVDKQWHMRCLKCCECKLNLESELTCFSKDGSIYCKEDYYRRFSVQRCARCHLGISASEMVMRARDLVYHLNCFTCTTCSKMLTTGDHFGMKDSLVYCRLHFETLIQGEYQTHFNHADVVPHKGLGPANTLGLSYFNGVGSVQKGRPRKRKSPGPGAELAAYNAALSCNENDGESMDRDSQYSSSQKTKRMRTSFKHHQLRTMKSYFAINHNPDAKDLKQLAQKTGLTKRVLQVWFQNARAKFRRNLLRQESTGGDKASDGSTLQGGTPSGPASEISNASMSPSSTPTTLTDLTNPTMPTVTSVLTSVPGGMDVHECRSPSQTTLTSLF